TTgagttattaaattataaaactaagtaCGGAATTCTATAAACTGTTAGCGATATGCATTGGTTACATAACATACTATAATTTCCTTGAATGCCAATGTTTGGTACTACGCAGGTACACTACATAGTTTAGCTAGTAGTGTGAGAGTATAACAGATTAGTTCAATAGGTTTTATTTCAGTTGGCATTAAGATCTCGCGTGCCGTCTATAAATAGACTAGCGAATTATTCATCCAGCGCAGCGTGGCTGTGGTAGTGTAATTAATGATATCAGCTAACTTGGCCAAGGCGATGGCGCCCGCATTGCACCACGGAGCAAGGACACCTTCGTGGACCAGCGCCAACCACCATGACTTAGATCGTACTGATACGGGTGCTCCTCCCCTAATGTCTAGCCACCTGCCTGGTCTACAATCGTCCACACACAGTTAGATATTGACAACACATGAAATACAGTGACCAAAAGAAAAAGCGTGTCGATAACATCACAATTAAATATAGTAAGTAGTCACGCGAACGTGTAAACATAAACAGATATGACGATAATTACACTCTATACTCGGctgcgataaaaataaataatttagcgGTCCGAGCAACGTGAGCCATTGTTGGAACTAGTTGCAGTGAGGGGAGGTGGCTCGCGATCTGCGATTTGTCGATGTCAGATGCGACATTGTGCAACCGCTTGGAAACTGTCGAGAGATATTGCAGCTACGACGTCACCGCGGACCTTCTAGGCAAATGCACAAAAATAAAGCTACTGCAAATTGTATGAAAGTTATTCCTTTGTCCTCCAGGAAAATCTCCATTATTTATCTTTCGTACGTCCGCTCCCAGCTCTGGTTACATTTCGAGGAAAACTCGCAAAATGGCTGTCCTTGTATATTCGCTTGCATTTCGAGCTCTATTCCCCGCCTCCGCTGCAGACCGGACATTTTTAACGTGCTTAATTGCTCAAGAGCTCGTTATTCTCATACAATGCTGCTAAATGAGCTTCTGACCGAAAAGGTTAACTCTGGTGTTGCACACTGGTTACATAATGCATCGGTTTCCTCCACAGACTAGCCTTAGACGAACGTTTCATTATTtggtatacatatttaattagcGACTAGTAGGTAATAAAGTATCTGAATAATGCATGTTACAAAATGGAGATTactttcatttttcttttacaataatgtagctgctaaataaataactcacGGGTTTTCTATAAAGCTTTATTACTTCGCTGTAAAAGTTCGTGAAAACACCAATTAAGCACTAATGATAGCTGCTAAAGTAATTATTTGAGTGATTTTCTCCGTGTGCCGCATGAAAGTCACCGTCTCCAGTGCAGGCCTCGAGGCTTCGTGCTTTCCCTGCTCTTACTAATTACGTACGTGGTGTCTCTCTTATAGCGAAATTATTTCATTGAAGTAATAACATTTCTGTAACACCTCCCAAAGTCAAACAAACCATGTTTAGAGCTCATTCTGTGAACAGTTGCGTAGGAATGCACAGCAATACATATGAAGGTAGCTTGTATAAACAGTTTTTCCAATAGGTGCGCGAGTTTTGTTgcttaaatacattttctactGCTTGTTGCTTGGCAATACTAACCCATAAATACTAAGGAAGAAATGCCGTTCGTTGCTAATACGTTCGGTTCTAGAGCAATATATCGGTGGTATATTGTCGTGATATAATATTGTGCTCGTATATAATATTACCGTTTGTGTGCGAGTGCTGGGCCTCAAGTCTgctattttcaaaaattgtgTCATTCCCACACGATCCCATTGTCATTTTGCTATAAGTTCGTAATCTGTTAattcacaatggtcgatcattgatcagtcaATGGTCTCGTAATGGAATTGTAGTAGAATGACATTGtcgtattgccattatataaaaccagtgtggtagaaattattttcgaaaaactaccactatatttgaaaatttattcaTGCCagattttacatatatttaattttacatgttatttattagtgttataagtaaTCTGAAGTAGTAAAAAGTTTGAATATaccaaaaaacattaaatatacatGTACATAAAAAGACTTAGTATTATTTTCTCTTTGTCAGCTTGGCTGACAAAGTCAAATGTGACATTtcctatacctacttattacttACTCTTTGATGtgacattatttacaaacattgttAAATTTGTTAATAACAAGTAGTAATAACAACAAACTGAATCAAAATGGTGCTGGTTGAACAAATTTCGGCCCTTATGGATTTCTTGGAAAACCACCAAGACCTGGCGCTTGGCCACTGCAGCCGCACCAATGAAGGGCGAAGTCTTATGAGACGTTACTGGATGGAGTGTGCCCAAATTTTAAATGCGGTGTCGGTGGACTGCCCTAATAAAACGCCGGCAGAGTGGCGCTCAGTGAGTACCTAACGGTATAATTAGTGATGCATTATAAAGGTCGATTTACATCAAACGAACATAGAGCTAGAGCTAGAACAAGAGCATTCTTTCGTAATCTTTTAGTGTAAACGAAAGCTAGAGGTATCGATTTACATCAAACGAACATAGAGCTAGAGCTAGAACACTAGAACGCTTTGATGAGACCGCTCAGTGGCGCAAGCACGTCCGAACACGCTAGAACGCTCTAAGCAACTGTTCGCGCCAACGAATACTATACTCCtctaaagccgggtccagacgagtgtaacgtgtaatgtaatccaccgtgtaatgtaacacgaattcttcagcgcgagtgttacatgtaatgctcgtactgccgtccacacgtagaattcgttacattacacggtggattacattacacgttacactcgtctggacccggcttaaggAGGTTCGCGCGCTCTTGCGCCGTTTACATCAAGCGAGCGAGCATTCTTAGAATATTCCATAGAATCTTTGCGAACGCACTAAGAACAACGAAGGAATGCTCTACGCCTGTTTACACTAGAAAAATTAGCTGTAGTGGGGATAGAATGAGCATTCTCTCGTTTGATGTAAATCGACCTTAAGATGATAAttgtaccattattataatttttgttttttttttagttctacAACGAATACAAAAGcaagcttttaaaaaaaattaaatcacagAAATGTGAATTGAGTGCCACAGGTAagctattctttatttaaattcattatacCCCAAGCGGTTACCGGGGTTCGCTCTGCTATTGCAATATTCTAGTGTGAAGCATATAATAGTAatcattttataacttttatttaaggTGGTGGTCCtgcaaaaaaaattatattgaccCCGCTCCAAGAgcgtttatataatattttagggCGAGATGTAGGAGAGCCACTTCAAGGTGTCCGACATAACCCACTCAGTGTAAGCATTAACATTCATTTTTTTTGCACATTTGAAAGTTATTCTAACTTGTGTAACTAATATGTGACAGttgtttattatgttacaatgtttttatttgcttGCTTGTCTGTATTATTTTTTCACTATCACATATTGTTGACTCACTTGCATATTAACtgcatgttttttttgttaattagccAATTATCACAATTCCTTTGGTGGAAGCTAGTCCTAGCAACCATTTGAACAACTCCTGCTCGTAAGTTTTGCTAGCTTGGTACTCTGTGCTTAATTTGCTTAGCTTTTATACTTGAATAAAATAaccttgtttcttttttaactattatgataatattgcatttattttaacagCCTATTAGAAAATTATGAACACGAGCTTGTGGAAACTGTGGAACTTGTGGAAACAGTACAACAAGAAATAAGGTATGCATACTACAACTTTTTACAGATGAGTTGAAATAATTAGGATAATTGAAAAACTAGtgtgattgtaattattttatttttcagcttGGATCAGGAAAAGGAAACTGTTGCTGAGCCTTCCACTAGCAACCAGCCTCCGAAGCGACGCAAACGCCAACAATCAACACGGCGTAACGCAGCAGAAGGTAAAGATCTTGCAATTGTTTGTTATGAGCATTAACTCCCTACTCTAGGGTAAAGTATATAGCTtgatgtaacaaaatattattctttttatagaTACAGCAGACCATGCAGCTCTTGAAGCTGCTCAATCGAGGCTGGAGGCTATAGAAGCGAGGAACGCCGAAGCCACTTTAAAAACTGCGGAGGCACTCAACAATTTAGCTGCGGCCATCAACAGACAAAGCTCCACCACTGAAAAAGTGGTGGAACTTTTGGACCGCTTTGTGACGTCTGTGTCAAAAAAGGTTATTACTTACTGTTAATttataggtaattaaattgtatgAAATGGTTTCACTCAAAATCTAaacttttacttttgttttcatAGAAACTCCGGAGGTTGTTAGCATCATCCGATTCTGAGTCAGACTAGTTTCCAGAACTATGCAAGAGGTAATTTGGTCAGATTATTAAGACTATTAAGATTGTAAAGATAAATGAAACAagtgtttataaaaatagtattacttaatttatttttaacctttgTTTTGTTCCTGGGGATCTGTAACAAAGTTAAatcattgtaataataattagagcATTTTCATACTTCTTTAGAATATTGAGGTGGTGCATTACTTACatgctaatttaatttatgcatCTCTCCACAGTCTGTCAACAAGAGCTTGCTGTAGTGCCCGACCTTCAAGAAGGTCCCGGTTCACCCTTCGATGATCTTGGTCATTTGGTGCTGCATAATTATTTTCCTCCTTAAATTAAAAGACtgatttgttaattattatgttatcggcttactcacgtattgttttgacgaggaactcgactagtttcaagccatgctagaggctcatattcatgagcagcattccgcgacacacgacgcggcgattgtcgcgctgctactgacagcagcagcgacaatcgccgcgtcgtgtaataattaatttagtatgtctcacgaaagttacaataaaacgactgatttgttattttaattatattattaaaaatgtttgatttgttatatctttttatactcattattttacatatatttattcaaaatccCTACTAAGTACTGCCGTCTGCATCAgacccttgatccatccgcccaactaCTTAAATGTTGATTTTTTAACATAGTAgtactatttatattaactaATACAATTCCAACTTCATTatacattttagaaaataatggAATAGAAATCACATACTTGTTGCAAGCGAAGTACTTCTTCATAAACTTCATCAGAAGGCAATGGTTCTCTTGCTGTGTTTGCAATATTGTGTAATACGCAACATGCATTCACAATCTTGCCCGCAGTTATTGGGCTATAATGTAATGTACGTGCTACAAGCAAACACctgcaaaaaaaataatactttaacacAACCCCATTTAAATATACAAGTATGTAACCATTGCCTAGAAATGCTCCTTACCTGAAACGTGCTTTTAATACCCCGATGCAACGCTCCACTGTATTGCGTGCAGTCACATGTTTCACATAATAGTGATGTTGTGGTGTCCCTTCTATAGTATTGAGGATTGGGGTCATCATCGTTTTTCTTAGTGGATAGCCACTGTCACCTGAACATTATAATCATTTTTTAACCAACTCCAACATGTGAATATCATAAAAGTTTTTTACTTAATAAGGTCACgcctttaatttaaaattcacgcCAAATatacttcacccgacccgggaatcgaacccaagaccccttgcagacgcacttgcaaccactcggcctaTGAGACAGTCCGTATGATAAAAGTCTTAGGATATTattcatcaaaaaatattataatacctaataaaaatacttgttcATTAGTATTTTCTGTAATTTGTTTTAGGTGTAGACTGAGTGGATGACTCTGCCATACAGTGGAATCATGAGCAGAGCCTGGGGTACTTGCATccacacataaaatatttaaatctgaaTCGCAAATCTGTAaatgaattaaatgtttttttttacatttataatttaacagTAAAAAGGGCAGTAAGTAGACATTTATACTTTCAACCTAATACTTACTATCATAACATTAAGGGAATGGAAGCCCTTCCTATTATAATACCGTTCCTCATGTATGTGCGGCCTCAGTATTGCTACATGGGTGCCATCAATACAACCCAGGATACCAGGAAATCCAAATTTTTGATAGAAcctaaaaagttttaaataatatctaaataattcTGCTTAAGTACAACAAGCAATGCAAACTAAGCAATCAGGATATATTTCTCTTCTCACTTCgcctttataatatttctttcatcAGATTGTGTAGGCCATTTAACATATTTATGATAAATTTTATTGAGTGCCTCTGTTACTTCCTTTATAGATCTCGACACAGTTATTTGAGACACATTATGAAGGGCACTCTGTCCAATCAAATTTTGGTAGGACCCCGATGCGTAAAACGCAAGTGCTATTAGAATCTGCAACAAAACATATAACATGAATCGCCcttttgtgtttaaataatataataaacaataataaaccaaTGTTAAATTCAGTTTTCTCACCTTCATTTCTGCCGATATGCTATCATTTCGACGCGGTTTAGTCATCAGAGGAGTGAGTTCGTCAATTAACCCCCTCACTGAGTCTTTTCCAAGGCGAAACGTTTTTACAAATTCCGCCTCAGGAACATCAGTGAAGGGGTTCATGTCGATTCTCATCAACCGACGGGCTAAACGGCGTTTTCTGGCTTCCCTGCGTCTTTTTTCACTAGCATCCACTGCGTTGGCTAGTATTAGAATATTTGTTCGCAGTGAATACATTCTTCGATGCAcgatttaaaacaaagtttttaatttcGATACAGAACAATAGCTAACTAGGCAATGTTTGCACAATGACGTTCCAATGGTAGGTCACTGATAAAAGGAACTGTCAAAATTTTAGCAGATTACCGCATAAGTCAGACTATCATCTGTCATTGTGTACGAGATTACCATTCTGTGCCACTTCTTTCAATGGAGTGTCAGTGGTTGACCATTGGAAAGTCATAATGACGCCATTATATTAGTAGACTACCAAACTTGTCAAAATCGACAATTTTGAAACCAATGATCGATCATTCTgccacaattgtaatagcagactcaGGCCCCTGGTGTGCaagttattgtttgttatgACTGGCCCGTGTTGTGATGTTCCACACTTTAATTCGCATCACTGCAGCGCACTTTCACTCGGATGATTTCATGATAACGTTATTACCGGCACTTGCTCGTTTTGCATCTATCTCGATACATCTCTCGCCTACGTTGTAAACTCACGTGTTCTATGTGCATTAGTGCTTTAATGCAAGCATTCCAAGTAATCCACCTCCTTTATATCCCAGATATCTTTCCTTGACAACATTATCATGAGTCTTCCTATCTTGGGCATAGGCATCTTCTAGTTTCCTCCAGGCTTTTCCTTATTGTCTTTCGCATCCAATCCTGTGTTCCGTTCCGTGTCGTCTGATCAGTCATCTTTTGGATGAATTAGAAAGTCAAAGTTACTTAATGTTAATTGTTGGAATGTGCAAATAAGTAATGgtcttttaatttattgcaaatattAAATCCTTTGACTTGATTATtcataatgtttgtttgtttgacttgCTGGTAGGAAGGACTCATTGAGTCTCGCTCACTTGTATTATCCGTGCCAATATTTCATTCATATACCTATTATACgcatgtatttatgtatgtcttGTACCTATAACAAACGTCTTACGCATTTTGTTCAGCTACAAAACATGCGGGCggaataaagaaatatatggGATTATTGAATTTATTCTTTACGGAAATACATTTACTTACTTTGAATACTGATAGCCTGCCATCCACGTAATAATATACCAGGTAAATAAGCCCGCATGCTTCATAGAGTGCGACACACCTCACCGACAAGAGTAAAAAagaatacttaatttatttggttttttggACTTATGCGGTAATAAGCAATTTAcgaatatgtatttaaatgaacCATAAACAAAGAGATTGTGTACATTGGAGTGTCATTAACTAACGTCATGTGTGCAGGTAGCGGCGTGCGCGCACTCATTAGTGcttattaattaatcattagcGCAGTTAAGTAACCGGCGACCGCTCGCCGCTCTCGTGAAAAGTGAAACTTTTCCCTCCCTCCACTACcatgcacctctacctaccttcTGACTGGATTCTATCAAAGAGTTCATCAATACACCTTTAAATAAACCCCTTATTTGTTATACAcactacttaattaaattaaaatcttattaacTAGCAATAGAACGCAATCTTTTCCTTTCGTTACCACAGTCCACAAGTAATGCAGTAATGTAAAGTGTTGGTAAACAAACAAGTTTGCCGTAATATACCCTGCAGACTATTGATAACAGCGAGCACCATTCATTAATACAACTTGCTTGCTTATTGGTACGAACTGCGtactttattatacttatagtATAGACATCAGATTCCTACCTGTTCGTCCTCTGAGATTAGTAACTATCTTGTTTATGTTGTGTGCTATGAGCTGTGTAATAGCTCGGTATTGTTATTACACTGGTTCCTTGTTTGTTTAGTATTGGTGTTTCTAATCGATCTCCACGAGTGGATCGATACTTCCGCGCCACCACGTATAGCGCGCACACATGCAGATGTGATGATCAGCCCACTGGATATCGCCCGCATTATAGCGGTATAAACCGACCTGTGAGACTACACTCCACCAATTTACATCCAGATCCGTCTAGCCGTTATGACgcgattgaataacaaacatcaTCATCcaatctttcgcatttatatatTAGAACAGATGAGTAATACTACTATTTTAAGAGAATCGTATGATTTACCGAATTGCAACCGTAACGAAACAATTCCATATTTGACCGCACGAACGCGGAAGAATAATTCaacaaatgttatattttatgtttagtttGTATTAGctattatgaaacttatttacTGCGAATCATTGGAGTGCATTATCCTGTTCATTTAGGTACTTACTACTTGGGCGTATCGAATGTTGTGGAATGTATTAATCATTGCAACTGAAATGCTAATAGAACACAGTGCGTGTAGTAATTCGGCATGAATATGCAAATGAGTAGAATTTCCCAAGTGCTGGCTGAAAGCTCGCGTTAGATAGTGTCGTCGGCAGTGTCTCGGCTTAGCATTATCTCCGCTCTCACTGGTGCAGCTCTTAGCAAAAAGCTCGCACGTTCCGCATGCCCGAGCCGCGGGCCGTGGGCCGCGTGCCATGCTGGCTCAGCGATTCGATACAATCTCACCTCACCACACGGGCAGGCTGTTTTCACTATCGCAACTGTGAAAAATCAGCTATGAATGCCATTTCTGTACCGACTACCAGGTAAACACATGTTTGTCGAGAAAATGCGTAGCTCACTACAACTATTTTTAGCTTAGTACTAACAGACACGTACATTGACACATGTTTTATCGcataattctatttataattaaacctACGTTCATTAAAGTAATACAGTGTCGACCTACACATTTAGTCTGTAGAAGCGAAACAATGACAACTCCACAAAATCCTAAACCAACAAGGTAAAGCTGTTACGTCACGCGACGCCAAACATGGCTCCaactaaaaacaatataatgagaaaacattaataataacacGTGTGTGGGTGTGTGAGTGTGTGCCTGCAGGAAAACATCCCCCACACCACGACACGAGCGGCCGAGTTAAACAGGCAATAAAGTGGCCTTTCAGAGCGGAGCGCAAATGTGCTCCGACGTGAACATTGTTTACTTTACTAAAGAAAATTCTTGTAAGTACCTGCTCAACTAGGGCACACACCGAGCTTCGAGCTTTATTGGGTGCGAGCAATGAAATACTACATTACTTGTCTTGGGTTACAGTCAAACTGAAGTCCGGAGATAGGTGTTACATTTATGTACGGAGCACTAAACGCACTCAGTCGTCATGTAGAGCGTAGTCGCCTGTTGCCCACCGCCTCGCGAACTAGTTAAAACTGTTTAACGAAcctgtttttaattaatgtttttctcAACGCTGTATAATATGCACATAGATCGATGTAGGTATAAGAGTACTTATGCCCTCATAACGTTGCAGCAAATTGCCGGTGCTCTAGGCGGATTATGTTACTTGACCGAGCCTGTCATTAAAGACGCGTGTAAATCAGAGTGCAGTATTCGCGTGTGATGGACGGCGCGGCGCCTGGTGGAGCCACATTCCTATGTCAGGTCATTGTTGACCAAGCGTGAACATATCCACGCTCGCCCTAAATATTCACGTCTACGCTTTATAAACGTTCGTTGTACGAGCACATTACACAATTTGAATCTGAAATCTAACACTATTATGATCCTCAATGAAGGATTGTCAGCTTCTCAGATAGTAACGACAAGTAACTGACGCTAGATAAGCACTTAGTAAACTTAATTAACTCAATTCCGTTCAGACCGAGGTCTTATCAACTCCAGAGTTAACAGCGTTATTACAGTAACCCGGTGACCTTATCGAAACAGGTTGTCGTCTACTATTAGCCACAATAATGCAACACTTGCAGAAAGAATACGCACGTATACATACGATATGGTTCCAAGAGGTGATTAATCTTCAGTTTAAATGTTCCGCGATCTTTATTTTCCTTCAGCTGTGTAACAATAAGCAGAACGCGTCTGTTCGTGTGTTTGTTGAAAGTTCCCGGCGCTGCCCGCGCGCATCGCTCGTCAACACCGCGCTTTGAACTCGCAAAAAGCTCAAACACGTGCAGTGTTTAGTTGAACGTTAACACTTTTTATGTGGGATGAATACTTGTTAGTGTAATAGCAAAAACTGGTCTGCAGTAATACTctaaaatatatacatttaaCAAGGACCGGATACCTTTACACATTTGCTATCAACAGTCGCTATCGCTTCTTGATTGTTTATGCTCGTGGCTTTTGTATCATTATCTTGATAAATTAAACTCATAGCTGCGTCGTAATTACTCATTGTTATGGAAATTGTTCTCTTAATTTGTTGAAATTATCGTCATAATATTTATGACGACTGTATCAAGCATCCGGTGGTATTCCGTTAAATCTTTGCCTCGGAGATATACTGCATTCGTACCTACTACGTGTATGTAGCAGCACAGCGACTTGGTTCCATTAGTCAGTGTGATAGATATGGATGGCGATGCTCGCCACGTGATCGCCAGTTGCATCGTGCACCAGTTCTCATGTCGCAACTGATGCCACCGTTTGGCAACTTCGTCATTGCCATCTTACTCAATTGCCGGCGAAACGTACTTCGGTATACTTTCGTAGAATAACTTCCCGCTTACTATTTACACGAAGCTCTTCTCATCTCTTTGATACTGATATTTACTTCGTTTAAACTTACGTAACATTAAGATTATAAAGAAAACGTTCCCGAAGCTGTGCCAGATTTATTGAACTCAAACAGGAAATTATGATTGAACTATTTTAGTCTCAGTTCCTTGTCTTTGATCAATATTCAAATGTCTTTTTACAATGGAACGTTCTACTTTTCTTAGCTTTTTGTGTGAAAGAAATacgaaatacatttatttaccatTGGCAACAAAGTTTGAATGCTCAGCAGTTACCGGGCCGCAGAGTTATTGCCAATAACTCCGGCAACGACCTTACAAAGCTATTACAgaatacgaaaaaatatatCGTCTGACGAGATCACACGATAACACTAATACATTTGCTGTGTAGTGTGCAGTACACAGTGGGAGCCAGGTGGGAAATTAGGAAGCACTTGTTCTGTTCAGCAATGGAATAAACCTTTGAAGTTGAACGAGTTTTATTACGATGTTAGCGATGGATTGTAAAGCTATTTTTTTACTCGGTAACAAATAGATTTGGTCAGTACGTCAGCAGTTACATATTGTAACAGGTTCAAATCTTCATTGCTGTTATAGTCTGAACTCCAGTCAGTGCAGAACAGCATTTTGACTGAGTAAGTTTATGTTTGGGTGAAGTTTACTCAActattatgtaggtacgtggTTGTGATGTCATTGTGGATGCGGGACGGCGGCGTCGCGTTCGAGTAGCCAAGTATTGCCGAACGGCCGGCAGCCGGCAGCCGGCACCGGTCCGACCGGATCTTTTTGTTGTTCTCTTTTTCTCCCGTACACGACGCCACTTTTATTATAGGGCAATGTCGGTATAACATATTTATGCGTAGTATAACCGCGCGACCAGacagtcaaataaaataaaaaatgctacaTATGGGATATACTCTCTAATCTGTTCGGGTTTGCTTTCAAACATGcagaatttaatattgtatagaTTGTATTCGGTATTTTATTCACATGCAATTTGCTATTTTACCGTACTGCATAATTGGTTGGAAACATTACGGTCTGTGTGTGAATGGATAAATGTGGAAACTAACTTAACGGGCTGTTCATGTATAGGTTTATGTTTCCGCTGCACAGCTTCTGTAATGAATATTGAACAGCCAGCGCCGAATGATTCGACGTTgtaaaccaaattaaaagtcACTTGCTATGCATTGCTTGCATATTCACCATTTTACCGTTTGATGTAGAAGTAACAGTTATGCACGAGATACGTTGCCTCGCTGTTAAAGTCTTTTTGTACTGTCGTCGTACTTTTAATTCACAGGCTTTCAAATACAAGATCTACATTTTTCTCTACAATCTTTGCACATATGTTAgttaactatttaattattagtttcTTTCAATATCTCGGTATCGTCGAA
The genomic region above belongs to Spodoptera frugiperda isolate SF20-4 chromosome 12, AGI-APGP_CSIRO_Sfru_2.0, whole genome shotgun sequence and contains:
- the LOC118262949 gene encoding putative nuclease HARBI1, with product MYSLRTNILILANAVDASEKRRREARKRRLARRLMRIDMNPFTDVPEAEFVKTFRLGKDSVRGLIDELTPLMTKPRRNDSISAEMKILIALAFYASGSYQNLIGQSALHNVSQITVSRSIKEVTEALNKIYHKYVKWPTQSDERNIIKAKFYQKFGFPGILGCIDGTHVAILRPHIHEERYYNRKGFHSLNVMIICDSDLNILCVDASTPGSAHDSTVWQSHPLSLHLKQITENTNEQVFLLGDSGYPLRKTMMTPILNTIEGTPQHHYYVKHVTARNTVERCIGVLKARFRCLLVARTLHYSPITAGKIVNACCVLHNIANTAREPLPSDEVYEEVLRLQQEENNYAAPNDQDHRRVNRDLLEGRALQQALVDRLWRDA
- the LOC118273627 gene encoding uncharacterized protein LOC118273627, with the protein product MVLVEQISALMDFLENHQDLALGHCSRTNEGRSLMRRYWMECAQILNAVSVDCPNKTPAEWRSFYNEYKSKLLKKIKSQKCELSATGGGPAKKIILTPLQERLYNILGRDVGEPLQGVRHNPLSPIITIPLVEASPSNHLNNSCSLLENYEHELVETVELVETVQQEISLDQEKETVAEPSTSNQPPKRRKRQQSTRRNAAEDTADHAALEAAQSRLEAIEARNAEATLKTAEALNNLAAAINRQSSTTEKVVELLDRFVTSVSKKKLRRLLASSDSESD